A portion of the Nitrospira sp. genome contains these proteins:
- a CDS encoding TonB-dependent receptor: MLSSVRGVSQLCLGLLLMALAPGLLPVFAQEPAVAKGRMITGTVQNQDLRRVPQASVEVKDQEGTVVGAAVANEAGEFSVDLPSEGTYSVSAVQDTYRSEYAIIKLGAEPVAPVTLTLSKTKEIALEVVSPLAPIQYKASSETYALSRKEIEALPRGNNNELHDVLLTIPSAVYGSLKQVHIRQDHANLQLRIDGVPIPDTVSSTFSDVISPRAWERADIILGGMEAQYGNKAAAVLDITTKSGTKPSFGSVQMMGGSNKTINPSFEYGGTIGEKFRFYILNSHTATNRGIEPPTLGRSVYHGQSERNQTFIRGDYQHDNRNNFTWLFLNSVAKYQIPTAPGGELDPSGQMLPLLQGSRPGFSPVASQAIDEFQKENNQYGHMVWRHDVNANNFFSLSGYMRHTRATFKTDPLNLLAYTADPAEPFSASDQDRNAYSTGVRFDYTYVHSKQHLIKAGFQLDRTQSVNKTRLFTFADDGAGNPTGDLLSLNADNRQIGYRQEFWIQDQWSPNDQWTFNLGLRGDIVQYQRNEGQVSPRIGVSYKYNPSNVFHVFYGRMFTPPNLEAISFAKLNTLGTRAQPEDVTNNSVRAERAHYFEVGSYHALNRYATLQFTGWYKLSNFLSDAGQFGTTPLLNYFAFERGWQRGIDGALKLQLTENLTARGNVAWGQCKGYGLQSGHFLLEAKEIADINSQGGVFCDHMQTLTSSAIVSYRLLERTTFTGQMLFASGLRTSENEDAKTNSSHSPSYTIYNLSIAHVFPLPWEGQKFLLGFDIVNLFDQRYYINQGEGSIGLGVSHAGMPRSFFFRGQWFF, translated from the coding sequence ATGCTGTCGTCGGTTCGAGGTGTGTCTCAACTGTGTCTTGGGTTGTTGTTGATGGCTCTTGCGCCCGGTCTTTTGCCGGTGTTCGCGCAGGAGCCGGCGGTTGCCAAAGGGCGAATGATTACGGGGACGGTGCAAAACCAGGACCTTCGGCGGGTGCCCCAGGCCTCGGTGGAGGTGAAGGACCAGGAAGGGACGGTCGTGGGCGCGGCGGTCGCGAACGAGGCCGGAGAATTCTCCGTCGATCTGCCGTCCGAGGGAACCTATTCGGTGAGCGCGGTTCAGGATACGTATCGCAGCGAATATGCCATTATTAAACTCGGAGCCGAGCCGGTCGCTCCGGTGACCTTGACCCTCTCGAAGACCAAGGAGATCGCGCTCGAAGTCGTGTCGCCCTTGGCGCCCATTCAATACAAAGCCTCCAGCGAAACCTATGCGCTCAGCCGTAAGGAGATCGAGGCCCTGCCGCGCGGAAACAACAATGAACTCCACGATGTGCTGCTCACAATTCCGAGCGCGGTCTACGGGTCGCTCAAGCAAGTGCACATTCGCCAGGACCATGCGAATCTTCAATTGCGAATCGACGGGGTGCCGATTCCGGATACCGTCTCTTCGACCTTCTCCGATGTGATTAGCCCCAGAGCGTGGGAACGGGCGGACATCATCCTGGGCGGCATGGAAGCGCAATACGGGAACAAAGCGGCGGCGGTGCTGGACATCACGACGAAGAGCGGCACGAAGCCGTCCTTCGGGTCGGTGCAGATGATGGGCGGGTCGAACAAGACCATCAATCCGTCCTTCGAATACGGCGGCACGATCGGCGAAAAGTTCCGGTTCTATATTTTGAACAGCCACACGGCCACCAATCGGGGCATCGAGCCGCCGACGTTGGGCCGATCGGTCTATCACGGGCAGAGCGAGCGCAATCAAACCTTCATCCGCGGCGACTATCAGCACGACAATAGAAACAACTTTACCTGGTTGTTCCTGAATTCGGTGGCCAAGTATCAGATCCCCACGGCGCCGGGCGGCGAGCTGGATCCGAGCGGGCAGATGTTGCCGCTGTTGCAAGGGAGTCGGCCGGGGTTCTCGCCCGTGGCCTCGCAGGCGATCGACGAGTTTCAGAAAGAGAACAACCAATACGGCCACATGGTCTGGCGGCATGACGTGAACGCCAATAACTTCTTCAGCCTGTCGGGCTACATGCGGCATACGCGCGCCACGTTCAAGACCGATCCGCTGAACCTGTTAGCCTACACGGCCGATCCGGCCGAGCCGTTCTCGGCGTCCGATCAGGATCGCAACGCGTATTCCACCGGTGTGCGTTTCGACTATACCTACGTGCACAGCAAACAACACCTCATCAAAGCCGGGTTCCAACTCGACCGGACGCAGTCGGTGAACAAGACCAGGCTGTTTACGTTTGCCGACGACGGGGCCGGCAATCCGACCGGTGACCTGCTGAGTCTCAATGCCGACAACCGTCAGATCGGCTATCGCCAGGAGTTCTGGATTCAGGATCAGTGGAGCCCCAACGACCAGTGGACGTTCAATCTCGGGCTTCGCGGCGACATCGTGCAATATCAACGCAACGAGGGGCAGGTCAGCCCCCGCATCGGCGTAAGCTACAAGTACAATCCGTCGAATGTGTTCCACGTGTTTTACGGCCGCATGTTCACGCCGCCGAATCTGGAAGCCATTTCGTTCGCCAAGCTCAATACGCTCGGGACCAGAGCGCAACCGGAAGATGTGACCAACAACAGCGTACGCGCCGAGCGGGCGCACTACTTCGAGGTCGGCAGTTACCATGCCTTGAACCGCTATGCCACGCTGCAATTTACGGGCTGGTACAAGCTCAGCAACTTCCTGTCCGATGCGGGGCAGTTCGGCACGACCCCGTTGCTGAATTATTTTGCATTTGAGCGCGGCTGGCAGCGGGGCATCGACGGGGCCTTGAAACTGCAACTGACCGAGAATCTTACGGCGCGCGGCAACGTAGCCTGGGGCCAGTGCAAAGGCTATGGGTTGCAGTCCGGTCATTTCCTCCTGGAGGCCAAGGAAATTGCGGACATCAATTCGCAGGGCGGGGTCTTCTGCGATCACATGCAGACCCTCACGAGTTCGGCGATCGTGAGTTACCGGCTGCTGGAGCGCACGACGTTCACGGGGCAGATGTTGTTTGCCTCAGGACTGCGCACGTCGGAGAACGAGGACGCCAAGACGAATTCCAGCCACAGCCCCTCTTACACGATCTACAATCTTTCGATTGCCCATGTGTTTCCGTTGCCTTGGGAAGGGCAGAAATTCCTGCTCGGCTTCGATATCGTCAACCTGTTCGATCAACGGTATTACATTAATCAGGGAGAGGGGAGTATCGGGTTGGGAGTGTCGCACGCGGGGATGCCACGGTCGTTCTTTTTCCGCGGCCAATGGTTCTTCTAG
- a CDS encoding energy transducer TonB — protein MTNIIDTIVRVTGRMVGTWTLCLCLLPGSVYAVTGDEATHEADHALDADIIELPEVHVHGLPLNKDQQVGPVPKSTPWPAIPASLDGKPIDDWMKARLLVSKEAQVTVVVLEPAKHRELTIAGIIALNKWTFAPQLKGDDPVDGELTVRIHFRSQ, from the coding sequence ATGACGAACATCATCGATACAATAGTCCGCGTGACAGGACGCATGGTCGGGACCTGGACCTTGTGTCTGTGCCTATTGCCGGGTTCTGTGTACGCCGTGACGGGCGATGAGGCGACGCATGAGGCGGACCATGCGTTGGATGCGGACATCATCGAACTGCCGGAAGTGCATGTGCATGGGCTGCCGTTGAATAAGGATCAGCAGGTCGGGCCGGTGCCGAAGTCTACGCCCTGGCCCGCCATTCCTGCCTCATTGGACGGGAAACCCATCGACGATTGGATGAAGGCGCGACTGCTCGTCTCCAAGGAGGCGCAGGTGACGGTGGTGGTGTTGGAACCGGCGAAGCACCGTGAACTAACGATCGCCGGCATCATCGCACTCAACAAGTGGACCTTCGCCCCGCAACTCAAAGGCGACGATCCTGTCGATGGCGAACTGACCGTGCGGATTCACTTCCGGTCGCAGTAA
- a CDS encoding multidrug efflux RND transporter permease subunit gives MDFSKFFIDRPIFAAVLSIVIFAAGLIAIPILPISEYPEVVPPAVIVRAIYPGANPKVIAETVSTPLEEQINGVENMMYMKSVAGSDGVLQMTVTFRPGTDPDAAQVQVQNRVSQALSRLPSEVVSLGVTTQKQSPTFLVMVQLLSPDGKYDALYLRNYANIKIKDELARLPGVGQVQIFGSGDYAMRIWLNPDKIASRGMTAGDVVAAVREQNIQVSAGQLGAEPIAKGTDFLISINAQGRLRTAQEFGNVVLKIGAGGEVVRLSDVARIELGANDYTLRGQLDNQDAPPIGIFQAPGANALTVRDAVIAKMEELKTRFPPGLTYRSDYDTTVFVRDSIQAVVQTLMEAILLVVLVVILFLQTWRASIIPLIAVPVSVVGTFAALYLFGFSINTLTLFGLVLAIGIVVDDAIVVVENVERNIEEGRTPLQAAHQAMQEVSGPIVAIALVLCAVFVPMAFLSGVTGQFYKQFAVTIAISTVISAINSLTLSPALAAKLLKSHGAPKDALSRWIERLFGWVFQPFNRFFKASSGRYQGTVSRTLTHRGSVFAVYALLLIGTGLMFQAVPRGFIPTQDKLFLMAGVKLPEGASLERTDAVLRQVVAISKTVDGIAHVVAMTGLNPLQFTNTPNYGIAFLILKPFDERHRSAKEISEEMNQKISAIKEGITFVLMPPPILGLGNGAGYGLFVEDRAGLGFGALQNAVSSLQGAVMQTPGMGYPISGYQANVPQLDAEVDRVKTKTQGIALTELFATLQIYLGSAYVNDFNLFGRTWRVYAQADGDFRGKVEDIANLKTRNNQGEMVPIGSMVKFSQTYGPDPVLRYNGYPAADFMGEADPTKFSSAQAMDNIRDIAAKVLPNGMTIEWTDLSFQEASQGKAALLVFPVAILLAFLVLAALYESWTLPLAVILIVPMCILCALAGVKLTGGDNNTFVQVGLVVLMGLACKNAILIVEFARELELQGKEIVEAALEACRLRLRPIVMTSVAFIAGTIPLVLSHGAGAEVRSATGVTVFAGMIGVTLFGLFLTPVFYVGLRMLSGRKLVQHDDSVGHESLEGASRQVDSPR, from the coding sequence GTGGACTTTTCCAAGTTTTTCATCGACCGCCCGATCTTTGCCGCGGTACTGTCGATCGTCATCTTCGCCGCCGGCTTGATCGCCATCCCCATCCTCCCGATCAGCGAATACCCCGAAGTGGTCCCGCCCGCGGTCATTGTGCGTGCCATCTATCCCGGGGCCAACCCCAAGGTGATTGCCGAAACCGTCTCAACGCCACTGGAAGAACAGATCAACGGCGTCGAGAACATGATGTACATGAAGTCGGTCGCGGGCTCCGACGGCGTGTTGCAGATGACGGTCACGTTCCGTCCCGGCACCGATCCCGACGCCGCCCAGGTGCAGGTGCAGAACCGCGTCAGCCAGGCGTTGTCGCGGCTGCCGTCGGAAGTGGTCAGCCTGGGAGTGACGACCCAGAAGCAGTCACCGACCTTTCTGGTGATGGTCCAATTGCTGTCGCCGGACGGGAAATACGATGCGCTCTATCTGCGCAACTACGCCAACATCAAAATCAAGGATGAACTGGCTCGCCTGCCCGGTGTCGGCCAGGTGCAGATTTTCGGCAGCGGCGACTATGCGATGCGCATCTGGTTGAACCCGGACAAGATCGCGTCGCGCGGGATGACCGCCGGAGACGTCGTCGCCGCGGTGCGCGAGCAAAACATCCAGGTCTCGGCCGGACAGCTCGGCGCGGAACCGATCGCGAAAGGCACCGACTTTCTCATCTCCATCAATGCCCAAGGCCGCCTGCGTACGGCTCAGGAGTTCGGCAACGTCGTGCTGAAGATCGGGGCCGGCGGCGAGGTCGTCCGCCTGTCCGACGTCGCCCGCATCGAACTCGGCGCCAACGATTACACGTTGCGCGGACAACTCGACAACCAGGATGCGCCGCCGATCGGCATCTTCCAGGCACCCGGTGCAAACGCGCTGACCGTCCGCGATGCGGTGATCGCCAAGATGGAAGAACTGAAGACGCGCTTTCCGCCCGGCCTCACCTACCGCTCGGACTACGACACCACGGTGTTCGTGCGCGATTCCATTCAGGCGGTCGTGCAGACCCTGATGGAAGCGATTCTGCTCGTCGTGCTCGTCGTCATTTTGTTCCTGCAGACCTGGCGCGCCTCGATCATTCCGCTCATCGCCGTCCCGGTCTCGGTGGTGGGCACGTTCGCCGCGTTATACCTCTTCGGTTTCTCCATCAATACGTTGACGCTCTTCGGCCTCGTCCTCGCAATCGGGATCGTAGTGGATGATGCAATCGTGGTGGTGGAAAACGTCGAACGCAACATTGAAGAGGGACGGACCCCGCTCCAGGCGGCGCACCAGGCCATGCAGGAAGTCTCAGGGCCGATCGTCGCGATTGCGCTCGTGCTCTGCGCCGTGTTCGTGCCGATGGCGTTCTTGAGCGGCGTGACCGGCCAGTTTTACAAGCAGTTCGCGGTGACGATTGCCATCTCGACGGTGATCTCGGCAATCAATTCGCTGACCCTCTCGCCGGCCCTGGCGGCGAAACTGCTCAAAAGCCACGGCGCACCGAAGGATGCCCTGTCTCGCTGGATCGAGCGTCTGTTCGGGTGGGTGTTCCAACCGTTCAACCGGTTTTTCAAAGCCAGTTCCGGCCGCTATCAAGGTACGGTCTCGCGCACGTTGACCCATCGCGGCTCCGTGTTCGCCGTCTATGCGCTGCTGCTGATCGGAACCGGTCTCATGTTCCAAGCGGTGCCGCGCGGCTTCATCCCGACTCAAGACAAACTGTTCCTCATGGCCGGGGTGAAACTGCCCGAAGGCGCCTCGCTCGAGCGCACGGACGCGGTCCTGCGCCAGGTCGTCGCAATCAGCAAGACCGTGGACGGCATCGCCCACGTCGTCGCCATGACGGGTTTGAATCCCCTGCAGTTCACGAACACGCCGAACTACGGCATCGCCTTCCTGATTTTGAAGCCGTTCGACGAGCGCCACCGCAGCGCCAAGGAAATCAGCGAGGAGATGAATCAAAAAATCTCCGCCATCAAGGAAGGCATCACCTTCGTGTTGATGCCGCCACCGATTCTTGGACTCGGCAACGGCGCAGGATATGGGTTATTCGTCGAGGATCGGGCCGGACTCGGCTTCGGAGCGCTGCAAAATGCCGTCAGCAGCCTGCAGGGCGCGGTCATGCAGACGCCGGGTATGGGGTACCCGATCTCGGGCTATCAGGCCAACGTGCCACAGCTCGACGCCGAGGTGGACCGTGTCAAAACCAAGACACAGGGCATCGCGTTGACGGAGCTGTTCGCCACGCTGCAGATCTACCTTGGCTCAGCCTATGTGAACGACTTCAATCTGTTCGGCCGCACCTGGCGCGTGTATGCGCAGGCCGACGGCGACTTCCGCGGGAAGGTCGAGGACATCGCGAACCTCAAAACCCGTAATAACCAGGGCGAAATGGTCCCGATCGGCTCAATGGTGAAATTCAGCCAAACGTATGGCCCCGATCCGGTGCTCCGCTACAACGGCTATCCGGCCGCCGATTTCATGGGAGAGGCAGATCCGACCAAGTTCTCGTCGGCACAGGCGATGGACAATATTCGCGACATCGCCGCGAAGGTGCTGCCCAACGGCATGACCATCGAATGGACCGACCTAAGCTTTCAGGAAGCCTCGCAGGGCAAGGCGGCGCTGCTGGTGTTCCCCGTGGCCATCTTGTTGGCCTTCCTCGTCCTCGCCGCGCTGTATGAGTCCTGGACCTTGCCCCTCGCGGTCATCCTGATCGTGCCGATGTGCATACTGTGCGCGCTGGCCGGCGTCAAGCTTACCGGCGGTGACAACAACACCTTCGTGCAGGTCGGCCTGGTGGTGCTGATGGGACTGGCTTGCAAGAATGCGATCCTGATCGTCGAATTTGCGCGTGAGTTGGAACTGCAAGGCAAGGAAATCGTCGAGGCGGCACTCGAAGCCTGCCGACTCCGTTTGCGGCCGATCGTGATGACATCCGTCGCGTTCATCGCCGGCACGATCCCACTCGTGCTGTCGCACGGGGCCGGTGCGGAGGTGCGTTCCGCCACAGGCGTCACCGTGTTCGCCGGCATGATCGGCGTGACCCTCTTCGGTTTGTTCCTCACACCGGTGTTCTATGTCGGCCTGCGCATGCTGTCTGGACGCAAGCTGGTCCAACACGATGACTCAGTGGGACACGAATCGTTGGAAGGCGCGTCTAGGCAGGTCGATAGTCCTCGTTAA
- a CDS encoding efflux RND transporter periplasmic adaptor subunit — translation MIMFRYCPWLFALVLTITGCNSEQASSGGQPPPPEVGVAQVVSKSVQQWDEYTGRISAIDTVELRPRASGYVQRVAYKEGQDVKRGDLMFQIDPRPYRAALDNAEAQLARARVAQRLETIRNKRAQSLIEDNAISHEELDLRRAAQAQSAADVQAAEAAVATAKLNLSFTEVRAPVSGRASRALLTVGNLATADETLLTTVVSQDPMYVYFDADENSYLRYKEQERKSERTAKDNAVHVGLANETGYPHTGKVDFLDTQVNPTLGTVRARAVLPNPDRIFTPGLYARVQFVSGQKAQALLIDDKAVLTDQDRKYVYAVDKDGKAQRKDIVLGGMVDGLRVVRSGLAPDDRIVVVGLQKIFYPGTPVMPVEVPMDKPSSPASPAAMAEK, via the coding sequence ATGATCATGTTCAGATATTGCCCTTGGCTGTTCGCGTTAGTATTGACCATCACCGGCTGCAACAGCGAGCAGGCCAGCAGCGGCGGACAACCGCCTCCCCCAGAAGTCGGCGTCGCGCAGGTGGTCTCGAAGTCGGTGCAACAATGGGACGAATACACCGGTCGCATCAGCGCGATCGACACGGTGGAATTGCGACCGCGGGCCAGCGGCTACGTGCAACGGGTCGCCTACAAAGAAGGCCAGGATGTGAAACGAGGCGATTTGATGTTCCAGATCGATCCTCGTCCCTACCGCGCCGCGTTGGACAACGCCGAGGCGCAATTGGCACGCGCCCGCGTGGCGCAACGGCTGGAGACCATCCGCAACAAACGCGCCCAATCACTCATCGAGGATAACGCCATCTCGCACGAAGAGCTCGACTTGCGCCGTGCCGCGCAAGCGCAGAGCGCGGCCGATGTGCAGGCCGCCGAGGCTGCTGTGGCGACCGCCAAGCTCAACCTGTCCTTCACCGAAGTCCGCGCCCCGGTCTCCGGCCGAGCGAGCCGGGCCCTCCTGACGGTCGGCAATCTGGCGACCGCCGACGAAACCCTGCTGACGACGGTCGTGTCGCAAGATCCGATGTACGTCTATTTCGATGCCGACGAGAACAGTTACCTGCGCTACAAGGAGCAGGAGCGCAAGAGCGAGCGCACCGCGAAGGACAACGCCGTGCACGTCGGCCTCGCCAATGAGACCGGCTATCCGCATACGGGGAAGGTCGACTTTCTCGACACTCAGGTGAATCCCACCCTCGGAACCGTACGCGCGCGCGCCGTGCTCCCCAATCCAGACCGCATCTTTACCCCCGGGCTCTACGCGCGCGTCCAGTTCGTCAGCGGCCAGAAGGCGCAAGCCCTCTTGATCGACGACAAGGCCGTTCTCACGGATCAGGATCGCAAATACGTGTACGCGGTCGACAAGGACGGCAAGGCACAACGCAAAGACATCGTGCTGGGCGGGATGGTCGATGGGCTGCGCGTGGTCCGGTCCGGCCTCGCACCGGACGACCGGATTGTCGTGGTCGGCCTGCAGAAAATCTTTTATCCCGGCACGCCGGTCATGCCCGTGGAAGTTCCGATGGACAAGCCGTCGTCACCGGCCTCGCCCGCAGCCATGGCCGAGAAATAG
- a CDS encoding MarR family transcriptional regulator produces the protein MRRTQTVQPSRIKGKSSVSPCISTLPRHRLVELLWSFAPAYQRWSESLLVEKGLSPQRLRILGSIHERGPRIMSDLKKELGVTATNVTALVDSLEKDGLVVRTRHPTDRRATVIELSDKVMTELSPRCTEYKEQVAELFSDLSDQECKAFVKTLEKLWSRLQG, from the coding sequence ATGAGACGTACTCAAACAGTCCAGCCTTCCAGGATCAAAGGAAAGTCTTCCGTCTCTCCCTGCATCTCGACGTTGCCACGGCACCGGTTGGTCGAACTGTTGTGGAGCTTTGCCCCGGCCTATCAACGCTGGTCGGAATCTCTACTGGTGGAGAAGGGGTTGTCCCCTCAACGGTTGCGCATTCTCGGTTCGATCCATGAGCGCGGCCCGAGAATCATGAGCGACCTGAAGAAAGAACTAGGCGTGACGGCAACGAACGTGACGGCGCTCGTCGATTCGCTCGAGAAAGACGGATTGGTCGTGCGAACCAGACACCCGACGGATCGCCGGGCCACCGTGATTGAACTCTCGGACAAAGTGATGACCGAGCTCTCCCCGCGTTGCACGGAGTACAAAGAGCAGGTCGCGGAGCTGTTTTCGGATCTGAGCGATCAGGAATGTAAAGCCTTCGTGAAAACGCTGGAGAAGCTCTGGAGTCGATTGCAGGGGTGA
- a CDS encoding putative addiction module antidote protein encodes MKKSRAYQPDLIESLRDSEEAEEYLNAALEEDDPELFLLALRNVAEAQGGVAQLAEKAKLNRESLYRMLSDRGNPEFRSLDALLHALGFRLAVTATR; translated from the coding sequence ATGAAAAAGAGCAGAGCGTATCAGCCGGATCTGATTGAGAGCCTGCGAGATTCGGAGGAGGCTGAAGAGTATTTGAACGCGGCATTGGAGGAAGATGATCCCGAGCTGTTCTTGCTCGCACTGAGGAACGTCGCCGAAGCGCAAGGTGGGGTCGCACAACTTGCCGAGAAGGCGAAGCTGAACCGTGAAAGCCTCTATCGAATGCTGTCAGATCGCGGCAACCCGGAATTCAGAAGTCTCGATGCCCTTCTCCACGCCTTGGGATTCCGGCTCGCGGTCACGGCAACTCGTTAA
- a CDS encoding type II toxin-antitoxin system RelE/ParE family toxin — MEATPKELHIYVTAEGREPFTEWLNSLQDQRARAKIRVRLDRVSLGNFGDCHGVGDGVQELRIDYGPGFRVYFGQEGTTVVLLLCGGDKSTQARDIQTAQRYWSEYRRKP; from the coding sequence GTGGAGGCCACCCCGAAAGAGCTGCACATCTATGTCACGGCAGAGGGCCGTGAGCCCTTTACCGAATGGCTGAACTCGCTGCAGGATCAGAGGGCACGAGCGAAGATTCGCGTCCGCTTGGATCGAGTGAGCTTAGGAAACTTCGGCGATTGCCATGGTGTGGGAGACGGGGTACAGGAACTCCGGATCGATTACGGCCCAGGCTTTCGAGTGTACTTCGGACAAGAAGGGACGACGGTCGTGCTGCTCCTTTGTGGGGGTGATAAGAGCACCCAGGCCAGGGATATCCAAACGGCCCAGCGCTATTGGAGCGAATACAGGAGGAAGCCATGA